GCAGGCGGGCCGACTATCAGGTCCGGGTCGAGGGCCAGGCCGAACGGCTGGGCCTGCCGCCGCTGGCCACCACGACCATCGGCTCCTTCCCCCAGACCGGCGGGGTTCGCCGGGCGAGGGCGGACCGCCGGGCGGGCCGGATCGACGAGGACGAGTACCGGCGGCGGATGCGCGCGGAGATCGCCGACGTCATCGCGCTTCAGGAGGACATCGGCCTGGACGTGCTGGTCCACGGCGAACCGGAACGCAATGACATGGTGCAGTACTTCGCCGAGAACCTGGCGGGCTTCCTGTCCACCGAGCACGGCTGGGTGCAGTCCTACGGCTCCCGCTGTGTCCGGCCGCCGATCATCCACGGCGACGTCAGCAGGCCCGCCCCGATGACCGTCGAGTGGAGTTCCTACGCACAGTCGCTGACCGAGCGGCCGGTCAAGGGGATGCTCACCGGACCGGTCACGATCCTGGCCTGGTCTTTCGTCCGAGACGATCAGCCGCTCGGCGACACGGCACGCCAGGTGGCGCTGGCGCTCCGCGACGAGATCCGCGATCTGGAGAGCGCCGGGCTGCGCATCGTGCAGGTGGACGAACCCGCGTTGCGGGAGCTGCTGCCGCTGCGGGAGGCCGACCGCGCCGACTACCTCGCCTGGGCGGTCGACTCCTTCCGGCTGGCGACCTCCGGCGCCGCCGACAGCACGCAGATCCACACCCATCTGTGCTACTCGGAGTTCGGGGACGTCATCGACGCGATCGACGCGCTCGACGCGGACGTGACGACGATCGAGGCGGCGCGCTCTCGGATGGAGGTGCTGGACGACCTGCACAAGATCGGCTACCGCCGAGGCGTGGGTCCCGGCGTCTACGACATCCATTCGCCGCGAGTGCCCGACGAGGCCGAGGTGACCCGGCTGATCGGCGCGGCGCTGGACGCGGTGCCCGGCGACCGGTTGTGGGTGAATCCCGACTGCGGCCTGAAGACCAGGGGATACGCCGAGGTCGAACCCGCCCTGCGTGCCATGGTCTCGGCGGCCCGAGCCCTGCGGACGCAGGTTCGCGGCTGACGTTCGCCGATGCCCGGCGCCGGACGTCACCCGCGAGTGAGTCCGGCGCCGGGCGTCGAGCGATCCGCTGGATCGGCCGTTCTTCCCGGCAGGCGGCGGCCGATCCGACCCCGAGGCACTCGGTGTGTGCGTCACCCCCGGAAGGGGGCCTGCGGACTCCCCGCGTGGCGGTGGATCGGCGGCCTGTGCTGCTCTACCGTGATCCTTCGCCCCGACGCCGCCGAGGCGCCGGGCACCGGGTCGACCAGAGGAGTTCGGATGCCGCAGCAGGTCAGAGCGGTCGTGGCCACCGCACGGGACGCCCCCGTCACCGTCGAGACGATCGTGGTCCCCGATCCGGGACCGGGCGAGGTGGTGGTGGACGTCGCGGCGTGCGGGGTGTGCCACACGGACCTGCACTACCGGCAGGGCGGTATCAACGACGAGTTCCCCTTCCTCCTCGGACACGAGGCGGCGGGCACCGTCGAGTCCGTCGGCGAGGGCGTCGAGGACGTCGCCGTGGGCGATTACGTGGTGTTGAACTGGCGTGCGGTCTGCGGCCGATGTCGCGCGTGCAGCCGGGGCCGACCCTGGTACTGCTTCGCGACGCACAACGCGACGCAGCAGATGACGCTGACCGACGGCACCCCGCTGTCCCCGGCGCTGGGCATCGGGGCCTTCGCCGAGAAGACCCTGGTCCACCAGGGCCAGTGCACGAAGGTCGACCCGAAGGCCGAGGCGGCGGTGGCCGGGCTGCTCGGCTGCGGCGTCATGGCCGGGCTCGGCGCGGCGATCAACACCGGCGAGGTCGGTCGGGGCGACTCGGTGGCGGTCATCGGCTGCGGCGGAGTGGGCGCGGCGGCCGTGGCGGGTGCGCGGCTCGCGGGCGCGTCCAAGATCATCGCGGTGGATCTGGACCCGCAGAAGCTGGAGTGGGCCACCGGGCTGGGCGCAACCGACACCGTGCGTGCCGACCAGGTCGACGTGGTCGCCGCCGTCAAGGAGCTGACCGGCGGGCACGGGGCGGACGTCGTCATCGACGCCGTGGGAATCCCGCAGACCTTCACGCAGGCCTTCTACGCGCGCGATCTCGCCGGGAAGGTCGTGCTGGTCGGGGTGCCCACCCCGGAGATGACGCTGGAACTGCCGCTGCTGGACGTGTTCTCCCGAGGTGGCGCGGTCAAGTCCTCCTGGTACGGCGACTGTCTGCCCAGCCGCGACTTCCCGATGCTGATCGACCTCTACCTCCAGGGCAGGCTCGATCTGAAGGCCTTCGTCACCGAGAAGATCGGGCTGGAAGACGTCGAGGACGCCTTCGCTCGGATGCATCAGGGCGACGTACTTCGCTCGGTGGTGGTGCTCTGATGGCGGCGCGGATCGAGCAGGTCGTCACCTCGGGAGTCTTCAGCCTGGACGACCAGGACTTCGAGGTCGACAACAATGTCTGGCTGATCGGCGACGATGCCGAGGTCGTCGTGGTGGACCCCTCGCACGACCCGGCGGCCGTCGAGCAGGCGGTGGCGGGCCGCCGGGTGACGGCCGTGGTCTGCACCCACGGGCACAACGACCACGTCAACGGGTCGGTGGCCCTCGGCGCCGCCGTCGGCGCGCCCGTGCTGCTGAATCCCGCCGATCGTGAGCTCTGGGACCAGGCGCACCCCGGTGTCGAGCCGGGCGGTGAGCTGGTCGACGGGCAGGTGCTCACGGTCGCGGGCATCGAACTGCACGTCCTGGCCACGCCCGGCCACACCTGGGGCTCGGTGAGCCTCCATGCCCCGGCACTGTCCGCCGTCTTCACCGGCGACACCCTGTTCGAGGGCGGGCCGGGGGCCACCGGTCGGTCGTTCTCCGACTTCCCCACGATCATCGCCTCGATCCGGGATCGGCTGTTGACCCTGCCTGCGGAGACGGTGGTCTACACCGGGCACGGGGATCGCACGACCATCGGTGCCGAGGCACCCGCCCTGCCTGCCTGGATCGCCAGGGGACACTGAGTCCTGCCTGCCTGCCTGCCCGCCCGCCGACGTCCGATGTCGTGGCGGGCGGGCTCTTTCGCCGAGCTGAGCCGCAGCCCGCGCAGGCGCGGGCCCTGCGGACCCGCCGTGGCGACCGGCGGTCGAGGAAGGGTCTGGACAGCGAGCGGCGGAGCCGGGCAGAGTCCGAGGCGGGCTGCGCACGACGGAGCCGGACAGCAGTCGCGAACCCCGAAGTATGAGGTGAGTCCACGATGTCCTCCCACGATGTGATCGTCATCGGCCTCGGCGGCATGGGCAGTGCCGCGGTTCATCGACTCGCCGCCAAGGGCCTGCGGGTGCTCGGCCTCGACCGGTTCCCCGCCGCCCACGATCAGGGCTCCAGCCATGGCGGATCGCGGATCATCCGGCAGGCCTACTTCGAAGGCGCGGACTACGTTCCCCTGCTGCTGCGCGCCTACGAGCTGTGGGACGAGCTGGAGGCCGAGTCCGCCGTGGAGATCCGGCATCGCACGGGCGGCCTGATGATCGGGGCGGGGGACAGCCTCGCGGTCGCGGGCAGCCTGACGAGCGCGCGGGAGCACGGACTCGACCACGAACTGCTGGACGCCGCCGAGATCCGCCGCCGGTTTCCCACGATGACCCCGGCCGACTCGGACATCGCCCTCTACGAGGCGGCGGCGGGCTTCGTCTCGCCGGAGAACGCGGTGCTGGCCAACCTGACCATGGCCCGACGCCACGGTGCCCAACTGCGGCACGGCGTCCGGGTGGACTCCTGGGCCGCCGACGACGCGGGCGTGACCGTGCGCACCGAGGACGGCGTCCATCGGGCCGATCACCTGGTGATCTGTCCTGGCGCGTGGGGTCCCGCACTGCTCGCGGAACTGGGACTCCCGCTCGTCGTCGAGCGGGTGGTGCAGTTCTGGTTCCGGCCGACCGGCCCGCCGGAGGTGTTCGCCGAGCAGCGGCACCCGATCTTCATCTGGGAGGACGCCCGGCAGCGGCAGGGCTATGCCTTCCCGATGCACGCCGAGTCCGACGGCACGGTGAAGGCGGCCTTCTTCCGTGGCGGCGCCACCTGCACGCCCGACACGATCGATCGCCGCGTGGCACCGGGCGAGGAGGAGGAGCTGCGGCAGTTCTTGTCGAACCGGGTGCCCGCACTGCCCGGCCCGCTGGCTCGGGCGAAGACCTGCATGTACACCACGACCCCGGACGAGGACTTCGTCATCGGCGCCCATCCGCGTCATGACCGGGTCACCCTGGCGTGCGGCTTCTCCGGGCACGGGTTCAAGTTCGTGCCCGTGATCGGCGAGATCCTGGCCGACCTGGTCACCGACGGCGCCACCCGCCATCCGATCGACATGTTCGATCCCCGCCGGTTCGGCGTCGAGGACTGATCGACCGGGGACACCCTCGGCCGAGGCCGGTCGCCCGGCTGCGACCGTCCGCCTGCGTCCTCAACCGGCGCGGACCCTCGCGGGCTCGGCCGGTTCGGGAATTCCCGCTTCGACACCTGCCCGGCGGACTGCTGCCCCGATAGGCCGGACTTCGCGGCAGGCGACGGTGCGGCGGCAGGCGGAGACGTGCGGCCGCTCACCGTCGGACGCCGCCGGCTTCTCCGACCCGCCGCGTTCGTCCCGCGTGGCGGGACGAGACCCGGGCAGCAGACGTGCCACACCCGAACGTCGGTCCCTGGCGGACGTTCGGCAGGCCGCCGCCCCGGCGTGGTCGGCCGGGGCAGGGGAGTGTCACGCGGGTACGGGCGAGCAGGCGCGGCGGCACAGGTTCGGCGCGGCGAAGGCGCAGGAGAGCGAAGGGCTCGGATTCCGTCGGTCGAGTCCGCGACGAAACGGGCGGAGGTGACCGCAGTGTGCGACAGGCCGAAGTCACCGGCGGCCGGGGCGGTCCGCCGACGCTGCACGGCCTGGTCAAAGCCGACGATCCTCGAGCCCAGCCGGTGGCGGCGTAAGTCGATCACCGCCCGGACGCCCCTCCCCGACATCCGGGCGGTGACCCACCTTGCCGCCCCCGGCATCCCCAGGCTGGCGCGTGGACCTCCACTCCAGTGGAAGTTGACAAGGCTCGATCTTCAGGTCAGTTGAGCCGTCGTCAGTGGAAGTCTAGGGTTGAGACAGAGGTTTTTTCAACCGGGGTGAAGATGTTGCTCCATTCGTGTTTCTCATGAGTGGAGATCGGACTGGGGAGTGGTCACCGTGGCGGTGTCGGACACGCAGGGCGAACGTAGCCTGGCCGACAAGCTGAACTACCTGTTCAGCAAGGTCCGCGTGGCGGGCCAGGCCGAGTACAGCAACGAGCACGTCGCCGCAGCCATCAGGGAACAGGGCGTCAACATCTCGCAGAGCTACATCTGGGCGCTGCGCAAGGGACGCTCCGACAACCCGACCAAACGCCACCTGGAGGCGCTGGCGAGCTTCTTCGGCGTGCCGCCCGCCTACTTCTTCGACGACGCCCACGCCGCCCGCGTCGACGCGCAGCTCGACCTGATCACCGCGCTGCGCGACGCCGACGTCCGCGACGTGGCCCTGCGGACCATGGAGCTGGACGACGACGCTCGGCGGTCGGTGGCCCGCATCGTCGCCGAGATCAGCCAGATCCGAGGACTCCGTCCCGGCGGCCCGGCGGGTCAGAACACCTCGCCCTCGGCCCCGGACGCCTGACGGCCGCCGACATATGACGGGCGGGCGTGACAAAATCGAGTATGGCCTCCACAGGGTGCAGTTCACCCCTCCCGTGTGTCTTCGCCTTGCTCGAGGCTGGGCACCGCCGCTGATCAGGGAGGCGATGACCCCGATGCACTATCAGGAACTGCGGCGGCGTTGCCAGGACCGCGTGCGCAGGCTGGACGAGGAGGCGGGCATCCCGCGCCCCTTCGAGCTGCGCGTGTTCCTGGATCGGCTCGCGGAGCAGCGGGGACGGCCGATCCTGCTGCATCCGAGCGAGCACGTCGCGGGTCGCGCCTGCGGTCTGTGGCTCGATCTGGGCGACGCCGACGTGATCGCCCACGCCATGACGACCCCGCTGCACGTGTGGCACATCGTGCTGCACGAGGTCGGTCACATGATCTCCGCGCATCGGGGCGGGCAACTGCTCGACCGGGACTTCCTGCGCAGGCTCGCACCCGACGTCGACCCGGCCGTGGCGGTGCGCATGATGGGTCGCACCTCCTACTCGGAGATCGAGGAGCAGGAGGCTGAGATGATCGCCTCGCTGATCCTCGAACGTGCGCGCCATCGAGGCGGGGAGACCGTCAACGACCCCGCCTCGCCACAGGCCGCCCAGATCGCCGACCGGTTCTGCGACGTGTTCGGCGGCTGAGCGAGCACGTGACGTCGAGAGGCCCGACAGGCACACCCGTCGCTCAGCCCGCTCGGCAAGGAGATCGATCCGCATGGTCACGCTGCTCTTCCTCAGCGTCTCGGCGCTGACCTTCCTCGCCGCCGGATACCGTGCGTATCGGGCGTTACGTTCCGTCGGCGATCGAGCGAATCCGGGACGATGGGCCTTGGCGGGCCTGCTGGCCGCGCTCGGCTTCGCCTTCTTCGTGCTGGCGCCCGCCGTGCAGGAGATCGAGGGCCGGATCTACCCGAATCTGGGCAGGCTGCTCTCCAACACCGCCACCCTGACGGCCGCGCTGTCCGCACTGGCACTGGTCCTCTACCTCGCCTACCCGGCAGCCCAGGCGCGGACGCGCCTACCGCGACACCTGATCACCTACGGGGTCTCGATCGTCGCGATGTGGGTGTTGTTCTTCCTTGCCGACATCCCGGAGAGTCGAGGACTGTTCTCCGAGTACTACGCGACCCATCCCACCCTGGCCTGGTACGTCCTCGTCTACTCGGCCTATCTCGGCGCGGTGCTGATCGACCTCGGCCGGATGACCCTGCGGTACTCCTCGGCCACCCGAGGCCCGCTGCGCCTCGGTCTGCGGCTGCTGGCGCTCGGCTGTCTTCTCGGGCTCTCCTACATCGGCGAGAAGCTGGTCAGCACCATCCGGCAGACGCGGAACGGGCCCGACGAGACCGCCGAGTTCTGCGTGCATCCCTTCGAGAACTTCGGCTGCACCATGGCGGTCGGGATGCCCGCCATCTCGGTCCTGGTGATGCTGCTCGGGATCTCGCTGCCGGTCATCGTCCCGGCGGTGGTCCGGGCCGCGCGGTGGCCGCGGGAGTACCGGGTTCACCGTGAGCTCCGGCCGCTGTGGACGGCGTTGTACACGGCGGTGCCCGAGATCGCCCTGACCTCGCCGCAGGCCGTGACGGGCAGCTACGCCCGTCGGGACGTCGGGATGCGGTTGTACCGGCGCGTCATCGAGATCCGCGACGGAGCGCTCGTCCTGCGGCCCCATCGTGACCCGGCGGTGGAGGCGCAGGCGGCCGAGCGGGCGCGAGCGTCGGGCATCGACGGCGACGAGCTGGCCGCGACGGTGGAGGCCGTGGGGCTGGCGGCGGCGATCGAGGCCTTACGGCACGGCAGCCCTGCCCGAGACGGCGAGGCGGAGGAGTCTCCGGTGGGACGTACCGAGATCGAGCCGGAACTGCGCAGCGAGGCCGCCTTCCTGCGGCTCGTCTCGCGGGCCTTCGTCTCCTCTCCGCTGATCTCGGAGCTCGTGACCCCGTCCGGCCCTGATCGGTCGGACGAGACCGCCGCCGACTGATGCCGGATCGCGGCGGCCCGCCTCCGCCGGGCCGCAGCCCGCTCTGGCCGCTCGGCTCAGAGCCGGGCCGCGGCCGGGACGAGTCGGGCCCCGATGATCTCCAGCGGAGTGATCGAATGCACGTCGGGGACCGCCCCGATCACGCGGGTGATGCCCAGTTCGGCGGCGTCGCCCATGGTCGTGAGCAGTGCGTCGACGTTCTCTCCCCGGCTGCCCACGTCGAGCGGGAGGATCATCGTCTTCTCGATGTCGTCGTAGTCCCGTCCCTCCCGCTCGCAGTGCTCCCGAAGCACCGCCAGCTTGTGCGCCAGCTCGGGTCCGGGGAACAGGTTGCACGCCTGGGCGTACCGGGCCACCAGCCGCAGCGTCTTCCGCTCGCCCCCGCCCCCGACCATGACGGGCGGGTGCGGTCTGGACAGCGACTGCGGTGAGTTCAGCGGCCGGGCCAGCCGGAAGTGGGCGCCGACGAACGGCGACTCGTCGTCGGACCACATCCGCAGGGCGATCCGCAGCGTCTCCTCGAGCTGCTCGAACCGCTGTGCTCTCGGCGGGAAGGGCAGACCGAGCCCGTCGGCCTCCTCCTGATACCAGCCCGCGCCGATCCCCAGCTCGGCACGCCCGCCGGAGAGCACGTCCAGCGCGGTGACGGCCTTGACCAGCACGGCGGGCGGCCGGTAGGTCGCGCCGGTGACCAGGGTCAGCAGCCGGACCCGTGACGTGTGCGCGGCGAGGAAGCCGAGCGTGGTGTACGCCTCCAGCATCGGGTCCTCCTGGGGACCCAACGAGCTGAACTGGAAGAAGTGGTCCATCACCGCGATCGAGTGGAAGCCGGTCTCCTCGGCCGTGCGGGCGACGGCCGCCAGCTCGGCGCCCAGTCTGCCGGGACCGTCGGGCCAGGCGAAGCGGTTGATCTGAAGACCGAGTTCCATGCCGGGTCCCCTCTGGTGCTCGACGTGGCGTGCCCGCGTGCCCGCCCGAGTCAAGCACGACCCGTCAGACCGTGCTGATCGTCCGCTCCCCGCCTGCTGCGCAGGCCGGATCGGCCCCTGACGTCGGAATGCCCCGCCGCCGCTCGGGAGTGAGCGGTGACGAGGCATTCGCGTACGTGCGGTGTCACGGCCGTCGAGTCCGACGCCCGCAGCGCGTCCTCAGTTGATCTTGACGCCCTTGGCGGTCTGGAAGCGCTCGGTGACGTCCGCCCAGTTGACGATGTTCCAGAACGCCTTGACGTAGTCGGCCTTGACGTTCTGGTACTGGAGGTAGAAGGCGTGCTCCCACATGTCCAGCATCAGCAGCGGGTAGCTGCCCGCGGGCAGGTTGCCCTGGTGGTCGTAGAGCTGTTCGAGCAGCAGCCGCTGCCCGAGCGCGTCCCAGGCCAGGATCGACCAGCCGGAGCCCTGGATGCCCAGTGCGTTGGCGGTGAAGTGCGCCCGGAAGCCGTCGAAGGAGCCGAAGGCCTCGTCGATCGCGGCGGCCAGCTCGCCGTCCGGCTTGTCGCCGCCGTCGGGCGAGAGGTTCGGCCAGAAGACCGAGTGGTTCACGTGGCCCGCGAGGTTGAACGCGAGGTTCTTCTGCAACAGGTTGACGGTGCCGAGCTGGTTCTTCTCCCGGGACTCCGCCGCCTGCTCCAGCGCGTCGTTGGCGCCCTTGACATAGGTCGCGTGGTGCTTGCTGTGGTGCAGCTCCATGATCTTGCCGGAGATGTGCGGTTCGAGTGCGCCGTAGTCGTAGGGCAGGTCCGGAAGGGTGTACGTCACGAGTAGCCACCTCGCATTGGTCTGTGGACGTAAGTCGCAGTAGATCAGCCCTAACGCTAAACCCGTAGAGCCCCCGTCTCACCTCGGGGTAGTCGCGACCCACCCCGTCCGTGCGGCGAGACACGTGCCGATCTTGAAACATCGGCCTAACCGCTCGGTAGCACGACGACGGCATCCTGGGCGTGTCGGCCTGCCGTCCACTCGGGGATGGACGACTGGTCCCTCACACACGGTGAACGGCAACCCGGACTTCGGCCGCGCCGACCCGTTCGGCTGCACCACCTGGTCGGTGGACGACTGAACCGGTCCGGTGGGCTAAGGCCGGAGCGTCTCCCAGCCGAACACGAGCGAGACGGTCCACAATCGAAGGCCGGGATCACCGACACAACGACGTGTCGTCATCCCCGATGGAGGTGCCACCGCTATGAGCGCTGATACGGCGACGGAGTCCGATGCCCGTTCGATCAGCACGCCGCCCAGCACGATCCTGCCCACGGTGCCGTGCAGCGTGGTCTGGAGTCGTGGCCACGCCTACGTGCTGGAAGGCGGGCCGGGGCAGGCCCGGTGGGTCGGCGTGGACGACCGGGGCCGCCCCATCGTGTTGACCAGTGCCGAACTCGCCCAGCGCGGGTGGAGTCGTACCTGGTCGTA
The Actinoalloteichus fjordicus DNA segment above includes these coding regions:
- a CDS encoding helix-turn-helix domain-containing protein, translating into MAVSDTQGERSLADKLNYLFSKVRVAGQAEYSNEHVAAAIREQGVNISQSYIWALRKGRSDNPTKRHLEALASFFGVPPAYFFDDAHAARVDAQLDLITALRDADVRDVALRTMELDDDARRSVARIVAEISQIRGLRPGGPAGQNTSPSAPDA
- a CDS encoding MBL fold metallo-hydrolase; translated protein: MAARIEQVVTSGVFSLDDQDFEVDNNVWLIGDDAEVVVVDPSHDPAAVEQAVAGRRVTAVVCTHGHNDHVNGSVALGAAVGAPVLLNPADRELWDQAHPGVEPGGELVDGQVLTVAGIELHVLATPGHTWGSVSLHAPALSAVFTGDTLFEGGPGATGRSFSDFPTIIASIRDRLLTLPAETVVYTGHGDRTTIGAEAPALPAWIARGH
- a CDS encoding LLM class F420-dependent oxidoreductase — its product is MELGLQINRFAWPDGPGRLGAELAAVARTAEETGFHSIAVMDHFFQFSSLGPQEDPMLEAYTTLGFLAAHTSRVRLLTLVTGATYRPPAVLVKAVTALDVLSGGRAELGIGAGWYQEEADGLGLPFPPRAQRFEQLEETLRIALRMWSDDESPFVGAHFRLARPLNSPQSLSRPHPPVMVGGGGERKTLRLVARYAQACNLFPGPELAHKLAVLREHCEREGRDYDDIEKTMILPLDVGSRGENVDALLTTMGDAAELGITRVIGAVPDVHSITPLEIIGARLVPAAARL
- a CDS encoding superoxide dismutase — encoded protein: MTYTLPDLPYDYGALEPHISGKIMELHHSKHHATYVKGANDALEQAAESREKNQLGTVNLLQKNLAFNLAGHVNHSVFWPNLSPDGGDKPDGELAAAIDEAFGSFDGFRAHFTANALGIQGSGWSILAWDALGQRLLLEQLYDHQGNLPAGSYPLLMLDMWEHAFYLQYQNVKADYVKAFWNIVNWADVTERFQTAKGVKIN
- a CDS encoding S-(hydroxymethyl)mycothiol dehydrogenase → MPQQVRAVVATARDAPVTVETIVVPDPGPGEVVVDVAACGVCHTDLHYRQGGINDEFPFLLGHEAAGTVESVGEGVEDVAVGDYVVLNWRAVCGRCRACSRGRPWYCFATHNATQQMTLTDGTPLSPALGIGAFAEKTLVHQGQCTKVDPKAEAAVAGLLGCGVMAGLGAAINTGEVGRGDSVAVIGCGGVGAAAVAGARLAGASKIIAVDLDPQKLEWATGLGATDTVRADQVDVVAAVKELTGGHGADVVIDAVGIPQTFTQAFYARDLAGKVVLVGVPTPEMTLELPLLDVFSRGGAVKSSWYGDCLPSRDFPMLIDLYLQGRLDLKAFVTEKIGLEDVEDAFARMHQGDVLRSVVVL
- a CDS encoding MAB_1171c family putative transporter, which gives rise to MVTLLFLSVSALTFLAAGYRAYRALRSVGDRANPGRWALAGLLAALGFAFFVLAPAVQEIEGRIYPNLGRLLSNTATLTAALSALALVLYLAYPAAQARTRLPRHLITYGVSIVAMWVLFFLADIPESRGLFSEYYATHPTLAWYVLVYSAYLGAVLIDLGRMTLRYSSATRGPLRLGLRLLALGCLLGLSYIGEKLVSTIRQTRNGPDETAEFCVHPFENFGCTMAVGMPAISVLVMLLGISLPVIVPAVVRAARWPREYRVHRELRPLWTALYTAVPEIALTSPQAVTGSYARRDVGMRLYRRVIEIRDGALVLRPHRDPAVEAQAAERARASGIDGDELAATVEAVGLAAAIEALRHGSPARDGEAEESPVGRTEIEPELRSEAAFLRLVSRAFVSSPLISELVTPSGPDRSDETAAD
- the solA gene encoding N-methyl-L-tryptophan oxidase, which produces MSSHDVIVIGLGGMGSAAVHRLAAKGLRVLGLDRFPAAHDQGSSHGGSRIIRQAYFEGADYVPLLLRAYELWDELEAESAVEIRHRTGGLMIGAGDSLAVAGSLTSAREHGLDHELLDAAEIRRRFPTMTPADSDIALYEAAAGFVSPENAVLANLTMARRHGAQLRHGVRVDSWAADDAGVTVRTEDGVHRADHLVICPGAWGPALLAELGLPLVVERVVQFWFRPTGPPEVFAEQRHPIFIWEDARQRQGYAFPMHAESDGTVKAAFFRGGATCTPDTIDRRVAPGEEEELRQFLSNRVPALPGPLARAKTCMYTTTPDEDFVIGAHPRHDRVTLACGFSGHGFKFVPVIGEILADLVTDGATRHPIDMFDPRRFGVED